The Roseococcus microcysteis genome contains a region encoding:
- a CDS encoding gamma-glutamyl-gamma-aminobutyrate hydrolase family protein, whose translation MRALVGISCCVKAFGIFNTPNHAASDSYVRVVLGPVGGVPVLVPAGGEGLVADILPRLDGLILTGSRSNVWPGHYDGPPHAEGTPEDQERDATTLPLIRGAIQAGVPLLAICRGMQELNVALGGSLDQRIQDLPRRMDHSTPSDQPIPLVRTGKAHAVRLAPGMLLAELAGREEVPVNSLHNQGVQRLAPRLEAVGWAPDGTVEAVRVREARNFAWGVQWHPEYDWERDEFSRAIFTSFGAACAERAAARFVLQAAE comes from the coding sequence ATGCGAGCATTGGTCGGCATCTCCTGCTGCGTGAAGGCCTTCGGCATCTTCAACACGCCGAACCACGCGGCCTCGGACAGCTATGTGCGCGTGGTGCTGGGCCCGGTGGGCGGCGTGCCGGTGCTGGTCCCGGCCGGCGGCGAGGGGCTGGTGGCCGATATCCTGCCGCGACTCGACGGCCTGATCCTGACCGGCAGTCGCTCCAACGTCTGGCCCGGCCATTATGATGGCCCGCCCCACGCCGAAGGCACGCCCGAGGACCAGGAGCGTGATGCCACCACACTTCCGCTCATCCGCGGCGCCATCCAGGCGGGCGTGCCGCTGCTGGCCATCTGCCGGGGCATGCAGGAGCTGAACGTGGCGCTCGGCGGCAGCCTGGACCAGCGCATCCAGGACCTGCCGCGCCGGATGGACCATTCGACGCCGAGCGACCAGCCCATCCCCCTCGTCCGCACGGGCAAGGCCCATGCGGTGCGCCTCGCCCCCGGCATGCTGCTGGCGGAACTGGCGGGGCGTGAGGAGGTTCCGGTGAACTCGCTGCACAACCAGGGGGTTCAACGCCTGGCGCCGCGGCTGGAGGCGGTGGGCTGGGCGCCCGATGGCACGGTCGAGGCCGTGCGTGTCCGCGAAGCGCGGAATTTCGCCTGGGGTGTGCAGTGGCACCCTGAATATGACTGGGAACGCGACGAATTCAGCCGCGCCATCTTCACGTCCTTCGGCGCCGCCTGTGCCGAAAGAGCGGCGGCACGCTTCGTTTTGCAGGCGGCAGAATAG
- a CDS encoding LolA family protein translates to MQRRTLLTGLALAPGLAAPAIAPALAQAPDRAAIAEVERYFNGLTTLRARFLQIGQHGGSAEGTAMIWRPGRMRFEYDPPEPTLLIAADGQFFHWDKELRQASIVPLSATPLGLLLRNPLRLAGDITVEAVERGAGVVRVTLHRTDRAAEGRMQLVLDEAPMALRQWAVQDPQGRVTRVTLTDVRLGERFDPFQFAFNDPRFREELEQRR, encoded by the coding sequence ATGCAACGCCGCACCCTGCTGACCGGCCTGGCCCTCGCGCCAGGCCTCGCCGCCCCCGCCATCGCCCCCGCCCTGGCCCAGGCGCCCGACCGTGCGGCCATCGCCGAGGTCGAGCGCTATTTCAACGGCCTGACCACGCTGCGGGCGCGCTTCCTCCAGATCGGCCAGCATGGCGGTTCGGCCGAGGGCACGGCCATGATCTGGCGGCCCGGCCGCATGCGCTTCGAATATGACCCGCCCGAGCCCACGCTGCTGATCGCGGCCGACGGGCAATTCTTCCATTGGGACAAGGAATTGCGGCAGGCCTCCATCGTGCCGCTCTCGGCCACGCCGCTGGGGCTGCTGTTGCGGAACCCGCTGCGCCTCGCGGGCGACATCACGGTGGAGGCGGTGGAGCGCGGCGCCGGCGTGGTGCGCGTCACCCTGCATCGCACCGACCGCGCGGCGGAGGGCCGCATGCAGCTCGTCCTCGACGAGGCGCCGATGGCGCTGCGGCAATGGGCGGTCCAGGACCCCCAGGGCCGTGTCACCCGCGTGACCCTGACCGATGTGCGGCTGGGCGAACGCTTCGATCCGTTCCAGTTTGCCTTCAACGACCCCCGATTCCGCGAAGAACTTGAGCAGAGGCGCTGA
- a CDS encoding TorF family putative porin yields MRKLLLALFAAGAISAAAPAQAQIQLGETGLTATVTGTFASDYLFRGLSQTRSRMAYQAGAEIEHSSGLYVGTFISNVRFLGTDARQEVDVYGGYRFTAFETKFDIGFIGYLYPGYTAPVGGIPRLDFWEGYIMAKREIGPVTLSAAFHASPDFFGTSGQAFHLQGGVDYATGIWDVTVAGRVGHQWIERNAVFAAPDYAWWSIGLSRPFVIPNVGTVTATVAYYQSSISTGRCFPTATGGQDVCGARAYGSLSMAF; encoded by the coding sequence ATGAGAAAGCTCCTTCTGGCCCTCTTCGCGGCCGGCGCCATCTCCGCCGCCGCGCCGGCGCAGGCCCAGATCCAGCTCGGCGAAACGGGGCTGACCGCCACGGTCACCGGCACCTTCGCCAGCGACTACCTCTTCCGTGGCCTGAGCCAGACGCGCTCGCGCATGGCCTACCAGGCCGGGGCCGAGATCGAACATTCCTCCGGCCTCTATGTCGGCACCTTCATCTCCAATGTCCGCTTCCTCGGCACCGATGCGCGGCAGGAGGTGGATGTCTATGGCGGCTACCGCTTCACCGCCTTCGAGACGAAGTTCGACATCGGCTTCATCGGCTATCTCTACCCGGGCTACACCGCGCCCGTGGGCGGCATTCCCCGGCTGGATTTCTGGGAAGGCTACATCATGGCCAAGCGTGAGATCGGTCCCGTGACCCTCTCCGCCGCCTTCCATGCCTCGCCGGATTTCTTCGGCACCTCGGGCCAGGCCTTCCATCTGCAGGGCGGTGTGGACTACGCCACCGGCATCTGGGACGTGACGGTGGCGGGCCGCGTCGGCCACCAGTGGATCGAACGCAACGCCGTCTTCGCCGCGCCCGACTACGCCTGGTGGTCCATCGGCCTCAGCCGGCCCTTCGTGATCCCCAATGTGGGAACGGTGACGGCGACGGTGGCCTACTACCAGTCCTCGATCTCCACGGGCCGCTGCTTCCCCACGGCCACGGGCGGGCAGGATGTCTGCGGCGCACGCGCCTATGGCAGCCTCTCCATGGCCTTCTGA
- a CDS encoding phosphoglycerate kinase, translated as MSFRTLDALDPRGKRILLRADLNLPVKDGRITDMTRIERLAPTIRELAEKGGRVIICSHFDRPKGKRVPEMSLKPMQAALATTLGREVAFVDDCIGAEAEAAAQALTDGGVLLLENTRYHAGEEKNDPALAAGLAKLADAYVNDAFSAAHRAHASTEGVAKLIPAYAGRLMQAELEALDAALGNPQRPVLAIVGGAKVSTKLDLLGNLSKKVDVLVIGGAMANTFLAAQGHGVGKSLQEAEMHDTARAILEQAKAGGCEIMLPLDLVVAEGFAAHSPNRVVGLDDVPAGMMALDVGPATVAAVKAKLATARTLVWNGPFGAFELAPFDAATVAVAQEAARLTEAGTLRSVGGGGDTVSALRHAGVAERMSYVSAAGGAFLEWLEGKTLPGVAALETR; from the coding sequence ATGTCCTTCCGCACGCTTGATGCCCTCGACCCGCGCGGCAAGCGCATCCTGCTGCGCGCCGACCTGAACCTGCCGGTGAAGGATGGCCGCATCACCGACATGACGCGGATCGAGCGCCTCGCCCCAACCATCCGCGAACTGGCGGAGAAGGGCGGGCGGGTCATCATCTGCTCCCACTTCGACCGCCCCAAGGGCAAGCGCGTGCCCGAGATGTCGCTGAAGCCCATGCAGGCGGCGCTGGCCACCACGCTGGGCCGTGAGGTCGCTTTCGTGGACGACTGCATCGGCGCCGAGGCCGAGGCCGCCGCCCAGGCCCTCACCGATGGCGGCGTGCTGCTGCTGGAAAACACCCGCTACCATGCCGGCGAGGAGAAGAACGACCCGGCGCTGGCCGCCGGCCTCGCCAAGCTGGCCGATGCCTATGTGAACGACGCCTTCAGCGCCGCCCACCGCGCCCATGCCAGCACCGAGGGCGTGGCGAAGCTCATCCCCGCCTATGCCGGCCGCCTGATGCAGGCCGAGCTGGAGGCGCTGGATGCGGCCCTCGGCAACCCGCAGCGCCCTGTGCTCGCCATCGTGGGCGGCGCCAAGGTCAGCACCAAGCTCGATTTGCTGGGCAACCTGTCCAAGAAGGTGGACGTGCTGGTCATTGGTGGTGCGATGGCCAACACCTTCCTGGCCGCGCAGGGGCATGGCGTCGGCAAGTCGCTCCAGGAAGCCGAGATGCACGACACCGCCCGCGCCATCCTGGAACAGGCCAAGGCCGGCGGTTGCGAGATCATGCTGCCGCTCGACCTGGTGGTGGCCGAGGGCTTCGCCGCCCACTCCCCCAACCGCGTGGTCGGCCTGGACGATGTGCCCGCGGGCATGATGGCGCTGGATGTGGGCCCCGCCACCGTCGCGGCGGTGAAGGCCAAGCTCGCCACCGCGCGGACCCTCGTGTGGAACGGCCCCTTCGGCGCCTTCGAACTGGCGCCCTTCGACGCGGCGACGGTGGCGGTAGCGCAGGAAGCCGCGCGCCTGACCGAAGCCGGCACGCTGCGCAGCGTGGGCGGCGGCGGCGACACCGTCTCGGCGCTGCGCCACGCCGGCGTGGCCGAGCGGATGAGCTATGTCTCCGCCGCCGGCGGCGCCTTCTTGGAATGGCTGGAGGGCAAGACCCTGCCCGGCGTCGCGGCGCTCGAGACTCGTTAA
- the gap gene encoding type I glyceraldehyde-3-phosphate dehydrogenase — protein sequence MPVKVAINGFGRIGRLVLRAMVESGRTDVECVAINDLGSVEANAHLFKYDSVHGRFDGEVHVAGDSILIKRNGRTYGPIKVSAQRDPAAVPFQGVDVAMECTGIFTSKAKAGALLQAGARKVLISAPGEDADATIVYGVNHKTLTKDMTIVSNASCTTNCLAPMVHVLHEKFGVLRGYMVTIHAYTGDQNTVDTLHKDLRRARAAAVSMIPTSTGAAKAVGLVLPELAGKLDGTAIRVPTPNVSMVSLDVNLSKSGVTKEQVNQAMHEAAMGPLKGIMAYETEQLVSVDFNTNPHSCTFDATQTQSLDNGGMVRVMGWYDNEWGFSNRMSDTAALFGSL from the coding sequence ATGCCGGTGAAGGTTGCCATCAACGGGTTCGGTCGTATCGGCCGCCTGGTCCTGCGCGCCATGGTCGAGAGCGGGCGGACGGATGTGGAATGCGTCGCCATCAACGACCTCGGCTCGGTCGAGGCCAATGCCCACCTGTTCAAGTATGACAGCGTGCATGGCCGCTTCGACGGCGAGGTGCATGTCGCGGGCGACAGCATCCTGATCAAGCGCAATGGCCGCACCTATGGCCCCATCAAGGTCTCCGCGCAGCGCGACCCGGCCGCCGTGCCCTTCCAGGGCGTGGACGTGGCGATGGAGTGCACCGGCATCTTCACCAGCAAGGCCAAGGCCGGCGCGCTGCTCCAGGCCGGCGCGCGCAAGGTGCTGATCTCGGCGCCGGGCGAGGATGCGGACGCGACCATCGTCTATGGCGTGAACCACAAGACGCTGACGAAGGACATGACCATCGTGTCCAACGCGTCCTGCACCACCAACTGCCTGGCGCCCATGGTGCATGTGCTGCACGAGAAGTTCGGCGTGCTGCGCGGCTACATGGTGACCATCCACGCCTATACCGGCGACCAGAACACGGTGGACACGCTGCACAAAGATCTGCGCCGGGCCCGCGCCGCCGCCGTCTCCATGATCCCGACCAGCACGGGCGCGGCCAAGGCCGTGGGCCTGGTGCTGCCGGAGCTGGCGGGCAAGCTGGACGGCACCGCCATCCGCGTGCCGACGCCGAACGTGTCCATGGTGTCGCTGGACGTGAACCTCTCCAAGTCCGGCGTGACGAAGGAGCAGGTGAACCAGGCCATGCACGAGGCCGCGATGGGCCCGCTCAAGGGCATCATGGCCTATGAGACGGAGCAGCTGGTCTCGGTGGACTTCAACACCAACCCGCACTCCTGCACCTTCGACGCCACCCAGACGCAGAGCCTGGACAATGGCGGCATGGTCCGCGTCATGGGCTGGTACGACAATGAGTGGGGCTTCTCGAACCGCATGAGCGACACGGCCGCCTTGTTCGGAAGTTTGTAA
- the tkt gene encoding transketolase gives MADAIRVLAMDAVEKAKSGHPGMPMGMADAATVLFTKFLKYDAADPRWADRDRFVLSAGHGSMLLYSLLHLTGHAGMEMEVLQRFRQLHSPAAGHPEFGEHPAIETTTGPLGQGVCNAVGMALAERMLAARFGKSLVDHRTWAICSDGDLQEGISHEALSLAGHLGLSKLTLLWDDNHISIDGDTALSFSEDVLKRFQAYGWAVKRVDGHDHAQLTAAMAAATRSSKPTIIACRTIIGFAAPKKAGTAGSHGAPLGGDEIATAKSALGWNAEPFTVPEGLKARWEEAGRRSAGTRRSWLKRLAKHPMRADFERAMAGKLPDNWNEALTALRAQHAAEKPKIATRVASQRALAALVPAIPEMVGGSADLTGSNNTDVKGIPAVRPGDFAGRYIHWGVREHGMASAMNGMALHGGVIPYSGTFLVFADYLRPALRLAALMHQRVIHVLTHDSIGLGEDGPTHQPVETLASLRAIPNLFVFRPADAMETAECWDMAVRRADGPSVLALSRQNLPALRDDAGENRCARGAYVLAEAEGARDVTLIATGSEVSLAMEARAQLAEAGIKAAVVSMPCWELFALQDVGYQDSVLGTAPRIGIEAALSFGWERWLGQNSAFVGMTGFGASAPADQLYAHFGITPAAVVAAARKLLS, from the coding sequence ATGGCCGATGCCATCCGCGTCCTCGCCATGGATGCGGTGGAGAAGGCCAAGTCCGGCCACCCGGGCATGCCCATGGGCATGGCCGATGCCGCCACGGTGCTGTTCACGAAGTTCCTGAAATACGACGCGGCCGACCCGCGCTGGGCCGACCGGGACCGCTTCGTGCTCTCCGCCGGGCACGGGTCCATGCTGCTGTATTCACTGCTGCATTTGACCGGCCATGCGGGCATGGAGATGGAGGTGCTGCAGCGCTTCCGTCAGCTCCATTCCCCCGCCGCCGGCCACCCGGAATTCGGCGAACACCCGGCCATCGAGACCACCACCGGCCCCCTCGGCCAGGGTGTCTGCAACGCGGTGGGCATGGCGCTGGCCGAGCGGATGCTGGCCGCGCGCTTCGGCAAGTCCCTGGTGGACCACCGCACCTGGGCCATCTGCTCGGACGGTGACCTGCAGGAAGGCATCAGCCATGAGGCCCTGTCGCTGGCCGGGCATCTGGGCCTGTCCAAGCTGACCCTGCTGTGGGACGACAACCACATCTCCATTGACGGCGACACCGCGCTCTCCTTCAGCGAGGACGTGCTGAAGCGCTTCCAGGCCTATGGCTGGGCGGTGAAGCGGGTGGACGGGCATGACCACGCCCAACTGACGGCCGCCATGGCCGCGGCCACGCGCAGCAGCAAGCCCACCATCATCGCCTGCCGCACCATCATCGGCTTCGCCGCGCCCAAGAAGGCGGGCACGGCGGGCAGCCATGGCGCGCCGCTGGGCGGCGACGAGATCGCCACCGCCAAGTCGGCGCTGGGCTGGAATGCCGAGCCCTTCACCGTGCCCGAGGGCCTCAAGGCCCGCTGGGAGGAGGCCGGGCGCCGTTCCGCCGGCACCCGCCGCTCCTGGCTGAAACGCCTGGCCAAGCACCCCATGCGCGCGGATTTCGAGCGCGCCATGGCCGGCAAGCTGCCCGACAACTGGAACGAGGCGCTGACGGCGCTGCGCGCCCAGCACGCGGCGGAGAAGCCCAAGATCGCGACCCGCGTCGCCTCGCAGCGGGCGCTCGCGGCCCTGGTGCCCGCCATTCCGGAGATGGTCGGCGGCAGCGCGGACCTGACGGGTTCCAACAACACCGATGTGAAGGGCATCCCGGCCGTGCGCCCCGGCGATTTCGCCGGCCGCTACATCCATTGGGGCGTGCGCGAGCACGGCATGGCCTCCGCCATGAACGGCATGGCGCTGCATGGCGGCGTCATCCCCTATTCGGGCACCTTCCTGGTCTTCGCCGACTATCTGCGCCCCGCGCTGCGCCTGGCCGCGCTGATGCACCAGCGCGTCATCCATGTGCTGACGCATGACAGCATCGGCCTGGGCGAGGACGGCCCGACGCACCAGCCGGTAGAAACCCTGGCCTCGCTGCGCGCCATTCCCAACCTCTTCGTCTTCCGCCCGGCCGATGCCATGGAAACGGCCGAGTGCTGGGACATGGCCGTGCGCCGCGCCGATGGCCCCTCGGTGCTGGCGCTCTCCCGCCAGAACCTGCCCGCGCTGCGCGACGATGCCGGCGAGAACCGCTGCGCCCGCGGCGCCTATGTGCTGGCCGAGGCCGAGGGCGCGCGCGACGTGACGCTGATCGCCACCGGCAGCGAGGTGAGCCTCGCCATGGAGGCCCGCGCGCAACTGGCGGAGGCGGGCATCAAGGCCGCCGTGGTTTCGATGCCCTGCTGGGAACTCTTTGCCCTTCAGGACGTTGGTTATCAGGATTCCGTGCTGGGCACGGCGCCGCGCATCGGCATCGAGGCCGCGCTGTCCTTCGGCTGGGAACGCTGGCTGGGCCAGAACTCGGCCTTCGTGGGGATGACGGGCTTCGGCGCCTCGGCCCCGGCCGACCAACTCTACGCCCATTTCGGGATCACGCCGGCCGCGGTGGTCGCCGCGGCCCGCAAGCTGCTGTCGTAA